Proteins from one Hyperolius riggenbachi isolate aHypRig1 chromosome 4, aHypRig1.pri, whole genome shotgun sequence genomic window:
- the LOC137571054 gene encoding taste receptor type 2 member 50-like, giving the protein MANYTEETCYQNIIDSLILVAPFFLLSLAGLFTGTFIVAVNVTDWLKQRTMTAANQIITSLGLSRIILHILSIIDLFFTVCSEDPFETSSVLFFIYVTAVFSTVWLSVLLFFFFCFTISTFRSVFFLRLKTIISQRVTSLIIVFLLLSFGFPVMTFLMVPLLPCSGNSTEDDSSCDRQTDQFLTTLYAVWNFFPLLVFFISSILLVISLSSHVNRMKTRTNETSNTGTFYRTITFTVVSFLTFAFYITVAVAASFDLKATIPYFIDNIFPTLHSLTLIYVTTKLKNQFLQVICCKVECLFSRKAPEPNSRVQVEMIHIPRM; this is encoded by the coding sequence ATGGCCAATTATACAGAAGAAACGTGTTATCAAAATATAATAGACAGTTTAATTCTAGTTGCTCCATTTTTCCTACTATCTTTGGCTGGATTATTTACAGGAACATTTATTGTGGCTGTGAATGTCACTGACTGGCTAAAGCAAAGGACGATGACAGCAGCTAACCAAATTATTACGTCTCTTGGACTATCCAGGATCATTTTACACATTCTTTCCATCATAGATTTATTTTTCACGGTATGTTCTGAAGACCCATTTGAAACATCCTCTGTGCTTTTTTTCATTTATGTAACCGCAGTCTTTTCCACCGTCTGGTTATCAGTActgctcttcttcttcttctgctttacGATCTCCACCTTCCGCAGTGTCTTCTTCTTACGTCTGAAGACCATTATATCCCAGAGGGTCACCTCTCTGATCATTGTGTTTCTGCTGTTGTCCTTTGGATTTCCGGTCATGACTTTTTTGATGGTCCCTCTCCTTCCATGTTCAGGGAATTCAACAGAAGATGACTCTTCATGCGACAGGCAAACTGATCAGTTCTTAACGActttgtatgcagtttggaattttTTTCCTCTGCTTGTGTTCTTCATATCTTCAATACTTCTAGTTATTTCCCTCAGCTCCCACGTGAACAGAATGAAGACTCGTACAAATGAGACCAGCAATACAGGCACTTTTTACAGGACCATAACATTCACAGTTGTCTCTTTCCTGACCTTTGCCTTCTATATCACAGTGGCTGTAGCTGCTTCTTTTGACTTGAAAGCAACTATACCATATTTTATTGATAATATTTTTCCAACTCTTCATTCTCTTACCTTGATTTATGTTACAACCAAGTTAAAGAATCAGTTCTTACAGGTTATCTGTTGTAAAGTTGAATGTTTGTTCAGCAGAAAAGCTCCGGAACCTAATTCTAGAGTGCAGGTGGAGATGATCCACATACCACGAATGTAA